A portion of the Meriones unguiculatus strain TT.TT164.6M chromosome 14, Bangor_MerUng_6.1, whole genome shotgun sequence genome contains these proteins:
- the Umod gene encoding uromodulin yields MGRLLSLTWMLVVLVITPWFTVAGASDSSEARKCSECHSNATCQEDGVVTTCSCQAGFTGDGLVCEDLDECATPQTHNCSANSSCVNTLGSYECFCRDGFRLTPELGCTDVDECSEQGLNNCHALAACVNTEGNYSCACPEGYRGDGWHCECSQGTCGPGLDCLPEGPDGALVCKDPCHVHETLVDYWRSTEYGSGYSCDTGLHGWYRFTGRGGVRMAESCVPILRCNTAAPMWLNGSHPSSGEGIVSRTACAHWSGHCCLWSTEVQVKACPGGYYVYNLTEPPECNLAYCTDPSSVEGTCQECRVDEDCISDNGRWRCQCKEDSNITDVSLLEHRLECGANDIKMSFSKCQLQRLGFMKVFMYLSDSHCSGFHERGERDWISVVTPARHGPCGTVLRTNETHATYSNTLYLANEIIVRDVNIRFNFECSYPLDMKVSLKTSLQPMVSALNISLGGTGMFTVRMAMFQSPTYTQPYQGPSVMLSTEAFLYVGTVLDGGDLSRFVLLMTNCYATPSSNSTDPVKYFIIQDRCPHTEDTTIQVMENGESPQGRFSVQMFRFAGNYDLVYLHCEVYLCDTQNEKCKPACSGTRFRSGNIIDHTRVLNLGPITRQGVQAPVSKAAFSNLRLLSVWLSVPLSAILALNFQ; encoded by the exons ATGGGGCGGCTGCTCTCTTTGACCTGGATGCTGGTGGTATTGGTGATAACCCCTTGGTTCACTGTAGCTGGAGCCAGTGACTCATCAGAAgcaa GAAAGTGTTCTGAATGCCACAGCAACGCTACCTGCCAGGAGGATGGGGTGGTGACGACGTGCTCCTGCCAGGCGGGCTTCACCGGCGACGGGCTGGTGTGCGAGGACCTGGATGAGTGCGCCACCCCGCAGACTCACAACTGCTCTGCCAACAGCAGCTGCGTGAACACGCTGGGCTCCTACGAGTGCTTCTGTCGCGACGGCTTCCGTCTGACGCCTGAGCTGGGCTGCACGGACGTGGATGAGTGCTCCGAGCAGGGACTCAATAACTGCCACGCCCTGGCCGCCTGCGTCAACACAGAGGGCAACTACTCGTGCGCGTGTCCCGAGGGCTATAGAGGGGATGGTTGGCACTGCGAGTGTTCCCAGGGCACCTGTGGGCCAGGGCTGGACTGTTTGCCCGAGGGCCCGGATGGGGCACTGGTGTGCAAGGACCCCTGCCATGTGCATGAGACCCTGGTCGATTACTGGCGCAGCACGGAGTACGGTTCCGGCTACTCCTGTGATACAGGCCTGCACGGCTGGTACAGGTTCACGGGCCGGGGCGGCGTGCGCATGGCTGAGAGCTGCGTGCCGATCCTGCGCTGCAACACGGCTGCACCCATGTGGCTGAATGGCTCGCACCCGTCGAGTGGCGAGGGCATCGTGAGTCGCACGGCCTGCGCGCACTGGAGCGGCCACTGCTGCCTGTGGTCCACAGAGGTGCAGGTGAAGGCCTGCCCAGGCGGCTACTATGTCTACAACCTGACGGAGCCCCCGGAGTGCAATCTGGCTTACTGCACAG ATCCTAGCTCCGTGGAGGGGACTTGCCAGGAGTGCAGGGTCGATGAGGACTGCATATCGGATAACGGCAGGTGGCGCTGCCAGTGTAAAGAGGACTCCAACATCACCG ATGTCTCCCTCCTGGAGCACAGGCTGGAGTGTGGGGCCAATGACATCAAGATGTCCTTCAGCAAGTGCCAGCTGCAGAGGCTGGGCTTTATGAAGGTCTTCATGTACCTGAGTGACAGCCACTGCTCAGGCTTCCATGAGAGGGGTGAACGAGACTGGATTTCCGTGGTGACCCCTGCCCGCCATGGTCCCTGCGGGACAGTGTTGAGA ACGAATGAAACCCATGCCACCTACAGCAACACCCTCTACCTGGCAAATGAGATCATAGTCCGGGATGTCAACATCAGATTCAACTTCGAATGCTCCTACCCCTTGGACATGAAAGTCAGCCTGAAGACATCCCTACAGCCCATGGTCAG TGCTCTGAACATCAGCTTGGGTGGGACAGGCATGTTCACCGTGCGGATGGCGATGTTCCAGAGTCCTACCTACACGCAGCCCTACCAAGGTCCCTCTGTGATGCTGTCCACTGAGGCTTTCCTGTACGTGGGTACCGTGCTGGATGGGGGTGACTTGTCCCGGTTTGTACTGCTAATGACCAACTGCTATGCCACGCCCAGTAGCAACTCCACAGACCCCGTGAAATACTTCATTATCCAGGACAG ATGTCCACACACAGAGGATACAACCATCCAGGTGATGGAGAATGGCGAGTCCCCTCAGGGCCGATTTTCTGTTCAGATGTTCCGGTTTGCGGGAAATTACGACCTTGTCTACCTGCATTGTGAAGTGTACCTGTGCGACACTCAGAATGAAAAATGCAAACCC GCCTGCTCTGGTACTAGATTTCGAAGTGGGAACATCATAGATCACACTCGTGTCCTGAACTTGGGTCCCATCACACGACAAG GTGTCCAGGCCCCCGTGTCCAAGGCTGCTTTCAGCAACTTGA GGCTCCTGAGCGTCTGGCTGTCAGTGCCTCTCTCAGCCATTTTGGCTCTGAACTTTCAGTGA